In Mustela erminea isolate mMusErm1 chromosome 15, mMusErm1.Pri, whole genome shotgun sequence, the following proteins share a genomic window:
- the GJA3 gene encoding gap junction alpha-3 protein isoform X2, which translates to MGDWSFLGRLLENAQEHSTVIGKVWLTVLFIFRILVLGAAAEEVWGDEQSDFMCNTQQPGCENVCYDKAFPISHIRFWVLQIIFVSTPTLIYLGHVLHIVRMEEKKKEREEELLKSDGPAARCGSGSHSQKDKPPVRDDRGKIRIAGALLRTYVFNIIFKTLFEVGFIAGQYFLYGFELKPLYRCDRWPCPNTVDCFISRPTEKTIFIIFMLAVACVSLLLNMLEIYHLGWKKLKQGMTNYRSDTPESRVGATKPGGVSPLLLPSHSAPPTVTIGFPPYYAHSASSLGQATGTGYPGAPPPATDFDMAALSEAPGKDHPAKFYNGNHHLLMTEQNWANQEAEQQTSARKASLPASGSASLSPTGSTKELPQEGGVGSSAPGLLENGNGSSLGESKLEVTPDDGEEQPVTTAVEMHVPPLLPADPGRSSKAS; encoded by the coding sequence ATGGGCGACTGGAGCTTTCTGGGGAGACTATTAGAGAACGCACAGGAGCACTCCACGGTCATTGGCAAGGTTTGGCTGACGGTCCTGTTCATCTTCAGGATCCTGGTACTGGGCGCCGCAGCCGAGGAGGTGTGGGGAGACGAGCAGTCGGACTTCATGTGCAACACGCAGCAGCCCGGCTGCGAGAACGTCTGCTACGACAAAGCCTTCCCCATCTCCCACATCCGCTTCTGGGTGCTGCAGATCATCTTTGTGTCCACGCCCACCCTCATCTACCTGGGCCATGTGCTGCACATCGTGCgcatggaagagaagaagaaagagcggGAGGAAGAGCTGCTGAAGAGCGACGGGCCGGCTGCACGCTGTGGGTCGGGCAGCCACAGCCAGAAGGACAAACCACCGGTGAGGGATGACCGGGGCAAGATCCGAATCGCCGGGGCCCTGCTCCGGACCTACGTCTTCAACATCATCTTTAAGACACTGTTCGAAGTGGGCTTCATTGCTGGGCAGTACTTTCTGTACGGCTTTGAGCTGAAGCCACTGTACCGCTGTGACCGGTGGCCCTGCCCCAACACGGTGGACTGCTTCATCTCCAGGCCCACGGAGAAGACCATATTCATCATCTTCATGCTGGCAGTGGCCTGCGTGTCCCTCTTACTCAACATGCTGGAGATCTACCACCTGGGCTGGAAGAAGCTTAAACAAGGGATGACCAACTATCGCTCAGACACCCCTGAATCCAGGGTAGGGGCCACAAAACCTGGGGGTGTAAGCCcactccttcttccctcccactcGGCCCCGCCCACGGTTACCATCGGATTCCCACCTTACTATGCTCACTCTGCCTCTTCTCTGGGACAGGCCACGGGGACGGGCTACCCCGGGGCCCCTCCACCAGCAACAGACTTTGACATGGCAGCCCTGTCCGAGGCCCCTGGGAAGGACCACCCTGCCAAGTTCTACAACGGCAACCACCACCTGCTAATGACAGAGCAGAACTGGGCCAACCAGGAGGCTGAGCAGCAGACTTCTGCTAGGAAGGCCTCCCTTCCAGCTTCGGGTTCTGCATCCCTGAGCCCTACAGGCAGCACCAAGGAGCTCCCTCAGGAGGGTGGTGTGGGAAGCAGTGCACCTGGCCTGTTGGAGAATGGGAACGGCAGCAGCTTGGGAGAGAGCAAATTGGAAGTGACTCCCGATGACGGGGAGGAGCAGCCAGTGACCACCGCAGTGGAGATGCACGTGCCTCCCTTGCTCCCAGCAGACCCCGGACGATCAAGCAAGGCTA
- the GJA3 gene encoding gap junction alpha-3 protein isoform X1 has protein sequence MGDWSFLGRLLENAQEHSTVIGKVWLTVLFIFRILVLGAAAEEVWGDEQSDFMCNTQQPGCENVCYDKAFPISHIRFWVLQIIFVSTPTLIYLGHVLHIVRMEEKKKEREEELLKSDGPAARCGSGSHSQKDKPPVRDDRGKIRIAGALLRTYVFNIIFKTLFEVGFIAGQYFLYGFELKPLYRCDRWPCPNTVDCFISRPTEKTIFIIFMLAVACVSLLLNMLEIYHLGWKKLKQGMTNYRSDTPESRVGATKPGGVSPLLLPSHSAPPTVTIGFPPYYAHSASSLGQATGTGYPGAPPPATDFDMAALSEAPGKDHPAKFYNGNHHLLMTEQNWANQEAEQQTSARKASLPASGSASLSPTGSTKELPQEGGVGSSAPGLLENGNGSSLGESKLEVTPDDGEEQPVTTAVEMHVPPLLPADPGRSSKASKSSGGRARPNDLAI, from the coding sequence ATGGGCGACTGGAGCTTTCTGGGGAGACTATTAGAGAACGCACAGGAGCACTCCACGGTCATTGGCAAGGTTTGGCTGACGGTCCTGTTCATCTTCAGGATCCTGGTACTGGGCGCCGCAGCCGAGGAGGTGTGGGGAGACGAGCAGTCGGACTTCATGTGCAACACGCAGCAGCCCGGCTGCGAGAACGTCTGCTACGACAAAGCCTTCCCCATCTCCCACATCCGCTTCTGGGTGCTGCAGATCATCTTTGTGTCCACGCCCACCCTCATCTACCTGGGCCATGTGCTGCACATCGTGCgcatggaagagaagaagaaagagcggGAGGAAGAGCTGCTGAAGAGCGACGGGCCGGCTGCACGCTGTGGGTCGGGCAGCCACAGCCAGAAGGACAAACCACCGGTGAGGGATGACCGGGGCAAGATCCGAATCGCCGGGGCCCTGCTCCGGACCTACGTCTTCAACATCATCTTTAAGACACTGTTCGAAGTGGGCTTCATTGCTGGGCAGTACTTTCTGTACGGCTTTGAGCTGAAGCCACTGTACCGCTGTGACCGGTGGCCCTGCCCCAACACGGTGGACTGCTTCATCTCCAGGCCCACGGAGAAGACCATATTCATCATCTTCATGCTGGCAGTGGCCTGCGTGTCCCTCTTACTCAACATGCTGGAGATCTACCACCTGGGCTGGAAGAAGCTTAAACAAGGGATGACCAACTATCGCTCAGACACCCCTGAATCCAGGGTAGGGGCCACAAAACCTGGGGGTGTAAGCCcactccttcttccctcccactcGGCCCCGCCCACGGTTACCATCGGATTCCCACCTTACTATGCTCACTCTGCCTCTTCTCTGGGACAGGCCACGGGGACGGGCTACCCCGGGGCCCCTCCACCAGCAACAGACTTTGACATGGCAGCCCTGTCCGAGGCCCCTGGGAAGGACCACCCTGCCAAGTTCTACAACGGCAACCACCACCTGCTAATGACAGAGCAGAACTGGGCCAACCAGGAGGCTGAGCAGCAGACTTCTGCTAGGAAGGCCTCCCTTCCAGCTTCGGGTTCTGCATCCCTGAGCCCTACAGGCAGCACCAAGGAGCTCCCTCAGGAGGGTGGTGTGGGAAGCAGTGCACCTGGCCTGTTGGAGAATGGGAACGGCAGCAGCTTGGGAGAGAGCAAATTGGAAGTGACTCCCGATGACGGGGAGGAGCAGCCAGTGACCACCGCAGTGGAGATGCACGTGCCTCCCTTGCTCCCAGCAGACCCCGGACGATCAAGCAAGGCTAGTAAATCCAGTGGCGGTCGGGCCAGACCCAATGACTTGGCCATCTAG